From Candidatus Binatia bacterium, the proteins below share one genomic window:
- a CDS encoding DUF86 domain-containing protein — protein MSFEPLEYLRHILAEADYLTEQTASISKDDFLKNETLRRAFVRSLEVIGEATKKLPDEFRARYPQVEWRAMAGMRDRLIHGYFGVDHDLVWEAATQKVPELRVALRRILQGAGKRD, from the coding sequence ATGTCGTTCGAGCCGCTTGAGTATCTGCGGCACATCCTCGCGGAGGCCGACTACCTGACCGAGCAGACCGCCTCGATCAGCAAGGACGACTTCCTGAAGAATGAAACGCTCCGCCGAGCGTTTGTGCGCAGCCTGGAAGTCATTGGCGAGGCAACCAAGAAACTGCCGGACGAGTTCCGAGCCCGGTATCCGCAGGTCGAGTGGCGTGCGATGGCGGGCATGCGCGATCGGTTGATTCACGGCTACTTCGGCGTCGACCACGACCTCGTCTGGGAAGCGGCGACACAGAAAGTCCCGGAGCTCAGGGTCGCGCTCAGGCGGATTCTCCAAGGCGCCGGCAAGCGTGATTGA
- a CDS encoding valine--tRNA ligase, which yields MAELSKTYDPALVEDKWYAVWEARGYFSADETRPGPRFCIVIPPPNITGVLTMGHVLNNTIQDILVRFKRMDGHVTLWLPGTDHAGIATQNVVEKQLATEGLSRHDLGREGFEHRVWAWKERYGSTILRQLKKLGSSCDWRRERFTMDPGLSQAVREVFVRLYERGLIYRGQRIIHWCPRCHTALSDEEAETTDGGEPGSLWHIRYPAADGRGDGVVVATTRPETMLGDTGVAVNPDDDRYRALLGRHVVLPLMERAIPVVADPLVDPAFGTGAVKVTPAHDANDFEMGRRHGLDPLVIMTTDGKIDANGGAYAGLDRFAARKRIVADLEARGLLEKTEPYRVPIRRCQRCNTVVEPYLSQQWFVRMQPLAVPAIAAVRNGGLRLSPERWVGVYLHWLENIRDWCISRQLWWGHRIPVWYCDACGKETVARTDPTQCGHCNSDRIAQDPDVLDTWFSSWLWPFSTMGWPEQTPTLTRFYPTDTLVTAADIIFFWVARMVMAGYEFMGERPFGEVYFNSLVRDVQGRKMSKSLGNSPDPLDVIATYGADALRFTIVSLAPPGEDVRYAVEKTDLGRHFANKIWNAARFVLMNAQVDEVPPLSTLPNAQIGLPERWILSRLQTVAAEVRAAFEAFRFNDAAMALYQFLWREYCDWYVEISKLALNGADAAARGATQAVLVHTLEQALRLLHPFMPFLTEEIWQALPLARGADSIMVAPYPKPDAERRDAAAEAAIEQLIGTVRSVRNIRAELGIPPTAELAVRIAADGRETDVGRLEPYIKMLARVGRVEMLPAGERPSGEPSALVPGLGDIFVPLRGVVDADSVRKRLEKDLAKVDKELSGVDAKLGRTDFIERAPAEVVEKERQRAATLREREGMLRRHLTSLGAGVS from the coding sequence ATGGCAGAGCTCAGTAAGACTTACGATCCGGCCCTCGTCGAAGACAAGTGGTACGCGGTATGGGAGGCGCGGGGCTACTTCTCGGCCGACGAAACCCGCCCCGGCCCTCGCTTCTGCATCGTCATTCCGCCGCCGAACATCACCGGTGTGCTCACCATGGGGCACGTCCTCAACAACACGATTCAGGACATCCTGGTGCGCTTCAAACGCATGGACGGCCATGTCACGCTCTGGCTTCCGGGCACCGACCATGCGGGCATCGCCACGCAAAACGTCGTCGAGAAGCAACTCGCGACGGAAGGCCTGAGCCGTCACGACCTCGGCCGCGAAGGGTTCGAGCATCGCGTCTGGGCGTGGAAGGAACGTTACGGCAGCACCATCCTGCGCCAGCTCAAGAAACTCGGCTCCTCGTGCGACTGGCGCCGCGAACGCTTCACCATGGACCCGGGGTTGTCGCAGGCCGTGCGCGAGGTGTTCGTGCGCCTCTACGAGCGCGGACTCATTTACCGCGGCCAGCGCATTATCCACTGGTGCCCCCGCTGTCACACCGCCCTCTCCGACGAGGAAGCGGAGACCACGGATGGCGGCGAGCCCGGCAGTCTCTGGCACATCCGCTATCCCGCCGCCGACGGCCGAGGCGACGGCGTGGTCGTGGCAACGACGCGCCCGGAGACGATGCTCGGCGACACCGGCGTCGCCGTCAATCCCGACGACGACCGCTACCGCGCGCTACTCGGCCGCCACGTCGTCCTCCCCTTGATGGAGCGCGCGATCCCCGTCGTCGCCGACCCTCTCGTCGACCCGGCCTTCGGCACCGGGGCCGTAAAGGTAACCCCGGCCCACGACGCGAACGATTTCGAAATGGGCCGGCGTCACGGTCTGGACCCGCTGGTCATCATGACCACCGACGGCAAGATCGACGCCAACGGCGGCGCCTATGCCGGCCTAGATCGCTTCGCGGCCCGGAAACGGATCGTCGCCGACCTCGAAGCCCGCGGCCTCCTCGAAAAGACCGAGCCCTACCGCGTCCCCATTCGGCGCTGCCAGCGCTGCAATACGGTGGTCGAGCCTTACCTCTCGCAGCAGTGGTTCGTCCGCATGCAGCCGCTCGCCGTACCGGCGATTGCGGCGGTACGCAACGGTGGGCTGCGGCTCTCGCCCGAGCGCTGGGTGGGTGTCTACCTGCACTGGCTCGAAAACATCCGCGACTGGTGCATCAGCCGGCAACTGTGGTGGGGCCACCGTATACCCGTGTGGTACTGCGACGCCTGCGGCAAAGAGACAGTAGCGCGTACCGACCCGACGCAATGCGGGCACTGCAACAGCGACCGCATCGCCCAGGACCCCGACGTCCTCGATACCTGGTTCAGCTCCTGGCTGTGGCCGTTCTCGACCATGGGATGGCCCGAGCAGACGCCGACGCTGACCCGGTTCTACCCGACCGATACGCTGGTCACCGCGGCGGACATCATCTTCTTCTGGGTCGCCCGCATGGTCATGGCTGGCTACGAGTTCATGGGCGAACGCCCCTTCGGCGAGGTCTACTTCAACAGTCTCGTGCGCGACGTGCAGGGCCGCAAGATGTCCAAGTCGCTCGGCAACTCGCCCGATCCACTCGACGTCATTGCGACCTACGGAGCCGACGCTCTGCGGTTCACCATCGTATCGTTGGCACCGCCGGGCGAGGACGTGCGTTACGCCGTCGAGAAGACCGACCTCGGCCGCCACTTCGCCAACAAGATCTGGAACGCCGCCCGCTTCGTGCTGATGAACGCTCAGGTCGACGAAGTGCCGCCGCTGTCGACCTTGCCGAACGCGCAGATCGGACTGCCGGAGCGCTGGATACTGTCGCGCCTGCAAACCGTGGCCGCCGAAGTTCGCGCCGCCTTCGAGGCCTTCCGTTTCAACGATGCGGCCATGGCTCTCTATCAGTTCCTGTGGCGGGAGTACTGCGACTGGTACGTCGAAATCAGCAAGCTTGCTCTCAACGGCGCCGACGCGGCGGCCCGCGGGGCAACGCAGGCGGTGCTGGTGCACACCCTCGAGCAGGCTCTGCGCCTGCTGCACCCGTTCATGCCCTTCTTGACCGAGGAGATCTGGCAGGCTCTGCCGCTGGCGCGTGGTGCCGACAGTATCATGGTCGCACCGTACCCGAAGCCCGATGCGGAACGGCGCGATGCCGCCGCCGAGGCGGCCATCGAGCAACTGATCGGCACGGTTCGCAGCGTGCGCAACATCCGGGCCGAGCTTGGCATCCCGCCGACGGCCGAACTGGCCGTGCGCATCGCCGCCGACGGCCGCGAGACGGACGTCGGGCGCCTCGAACCGTACATCAAGATGCTCGCCCGGGTCGGACGCGTCGAGATGCTGCCCGCCGGCGAACGCCCGTCTGGCGAACCATCGGCCCTGGTGCCCGGGTTGGGCGATATCTTCGTGCCCCTGCGCGGCGTCGTCGACGCCGACAGCGTCCGCAAGCGGCTCGAGAAGGACCTCGCCAAGGTCGACAAGGAACTCTCGGGCGTTGACGCGAAACTGGGCCGTACCGACTTCATCGAACGAGCCCCCGCTGAGGTCGTCGAAAAGGAGCGCCAGCGTGCCGCCACTCTGCGCGAACGCGAAGGCATGCTCCGACGGCACCTGACCAGCCTCGGAGCGGGCGTCTCATGA
- a CDS encoding TonB-dependent receptor, protein MSVAAAAIRRQRGVRADYGTPSHRRGVTAVLSTHEKVRRINLDQRPYGTFAEIGAGQEVARWFFRVDGAAGTVAKSISAYDMAVSDAFYGQTHRYVSRERLEAMLAAEFDLVCDRLRTQRGGSCTFFAFADTVATRSYSRHDDGHGWLGVRFETAPGGPPSEIIVHVILKDRDRVHEQEALGIVGVNLLFGALYHHDDAPVVLIGLLDHLGRERVEIDMIKCTGPAFGAVDNRLLSLLLVQHHLTDAAMFTAAGEVVQPGEVLYKKPVVLERGRFRPITRLSLDIVEKADAQMRADPALADQAPVTLMEMTLRGLAAGKGIDHADFLARVDLLAALGKTVLVSDYRRFFRLAEYLRRATQQRIAIALGMPSLIEFADPDLYADLDGGIVEAMGRLFGRDLRFYVYPTRETSGGPITSLDTWSPPPPTSHLFAYLRARDLLVPIERYEEDYLHISPHEVAARIAAGDRTWESLVPPPAAATIRDRKLFGWPGS, encoded by the coding sequence TTGAGTGTCGCCGCCGCGGCGATCCGTCGACAGCGCGGCGTGCGCGCGGATTACGGTACCCCGAGCCACAGGAGAGGCGTTACCGCCGTGCTCAGCACCCACGAGAAGGTCCGGCGCATCAACCTCGACCAGCGCCCTTACGGCACGTTCGCCGAAATCGGCGCCGGGCAGGAAGTGGCGCGCTGGTTCTTCCGCGTCGACGGTGCCGCCGGAACGGTCGCCAAGAGCATCTCGGCCTACGACATGGCAGTCAGCGACGCCTTCTACGGGCAGACCCATCGCTACGTCAGTCGCGAACGGCTCGAGGCCATGCTCGCCGCCGAATTCGACCTTGTCTGCGACCGGCTGCGGACTCAGCGCGGCGGTTCCTGCACCTTCTTTGCCTTCGCCGACACCGTGGCAACGCGAAGTTACAGTCGTCACGACGACGGCCACGGCTGGTTGGGCGTGCGCTTCGAGACCGCGCCCGGAGGGCCGCCATCGGAGATCATCGTCCACGTCATCCTCAAGGATCGCGACCGTGTGCACGAGCAGGAGGCACTGGGAATCGTCGGCGTCAACCTGCTGTTCGGCGCGCTGTACCACCATGACGACGCGCCCGTGGTGCTGATCGGTCTGCTCGACCACCTCGGACGCGAGCGGGTCGAGATCGACATGATCAAGTGCACCGGCCCGGCGTTCGGCGCGGTCGACAACCGCCTGCTCAGCCTGCTGCTGGTGCAGCACCACCTCACCGATGCCGCCATGTTCACGGCGGCAGGCGAAGTCGTGCAGCCCGGAGAGGTCCTCTACAAGAAACCGGTCGTCCTCGAACGTGGCCGCTTCCGGCCGATCACCCGGCTGTCGCTCGACATCGTCGAAAAGGCGGACGCGCAAATGCGGGCCGATCCGGCGCTTGCGGACCAGGCGCCGGTGACGCTCATGGAGATGACGCTGCGCGGGTTGGCGGCGGGAAAGGGCATCGATCACGCCGACTTTCTGGCACGCGTAGACCTGCTGGCGGCGCTCGGAAAGACCGTGCTGGTATCGGACTACCGGCGGTTCTTCCGATTGGCCGAGTACCTGCGGCGAGCGACACAACAGCGCATTGCCATCGCGCTCGGTATGCCGAGCCTCATCGAGTTCGCCGACCCCGATTTGTACGCCGACCTCGACGGCGGCATCGTCGAGGCGATGGGCCGACTCTTCGGGCGCGACCTGCGTTTCTACGTGTACCCGACACGCGAGACGTCGGGCGGACCGATAACCTCGCTCGATACGTGGAGTCCGCCGCCGCCGACCTCGCATCTGTTTGCCTATCTGCGCGCGCGCGACTTGCTCGTACCCATCGAGCGCTACGAGGAAGACTACCTGCACATTTCGCCGCACGAGGTGGCGGCGCGCATCGCGGCGGGCGATCGGACCTGGGAGTCGCTGGTCCCGCCGCCGGCTGCCGCCACGATTCGTGACCGCAAGCTCTTCGGCTGGCCGGGTTCGTAG
- a CDS encoding type II toxin-antitoxin system PemK/MazF family toxin produces MRQYEIRWANLPAPIGRRPVLLLTRTPAYAYLNKVIVAEVTTTIRDIAQEVPLGPEEGLDRLSVANLDNLHVVAKAILGARLGGIAPRRQREIKRALGHALAWPELQRL; encoded by the coding sequence GTGAGGCAGTACGAGATCCGCTGGGCGAACCTCCCGGCGCCGATCGGTCGTCGCCCGGTGCTGCTGCTGACCCGCACGCCAGCCTACGCCTATCTGAACAAAGTCATCGTCGCAGAGGTGACCACGACGATTCGCGACATCGCGCAGGAGGTCCCACTCGGGCCGGAGGAGGGCCTCGACCGGTTGTCGGTTGCGAATCTCGATAACCTCCACGTCGTCGCGAAGGCCATCCTGGGCGCGCGATTGGGAGGCATCGCCCCACGGCGCCAGCGCGAGATCAAGCGCGCGCTGGGCCACGCGCTCGCCTGGCCCGAATTGCAGCGCCTCTGA
- a CDS encoding nucleotidyltransferase family protein: protein MKTAATNRDDVIERCRQAEPDIRRLGVRRIALFGSLVRGEANADSDVDLLVEFEPGGKSFDRFLALSDLLEHLLGRRVELVTTEALSPYIGPHILAEAADVVRAA, encoded by the coding sequence ATGAAGACCGCCGCCACAAATCGGGACGATGTGATCGAGCGCTGTAGGCAGGCGGAACCCGACATCCGCAGGCTGGGCGTCCGGCGGATTGCGCTGTTCGGCTCCCTGGTGCGCGGAGAAGCGAACGCCGACAGCGACGTGGACCTGCTGGTCGAGTTCGAGCCGGGCGGCAAGAGCTTCGATCGTTTCCTCGCCCTTTCGGACCTGCTCGAGCACCTGCTGGGACGGCGTGTGGAGCTCGTGACCACGGAGGCCCTCAGCCCCTATATCGGACCCCACATCCTGGCCGAGGCTGCGGATGTCGTTCGAGCCGCTTGA
- the fusA gene encoding elongation factor G: MAGDVTRIRSVGIVGQGGVGKTTLADAVLFAGGAVNRVGRPDDGTSNFDFEPEEIRRKISLSTAFYHLGWKGHEITLLDMPGYANFVMDSLNCLRACTGVVFVLAPAAGELRVEAEKLWARGRELGLPAIAVVSRMDREFADFDAAVADFRKVLGVKAVPIQWPIGSAETFRGVVDLLANRALIAQSDGSMKAEDIPADSAQAAAAARERMIELAAEATDELTEKYLENGTLTDDELATALREGCLSGRLVPVLCASGAKTVGLQALLDACVSYLASAAELGTVTGEDPKIKEPVERLPEANEAFSGLVFKTTVDPFAGKLSIVRVLSGTLHADSTVLNVNKDARERLGHVFQLAGKKQTQVQQALPGEIVAIPKLKDTASGDTLADEKAPLQYPPLLHAPPAISFAVEPKTRGDEDKATQALQRLMEEDPSLEMHRDPQTRELILSGVGQLHIEVVIERMKRKYGADVELKAPKVPYKETIKGRAKAQGKLKKQTGGRGQYGDAWLEVEALPRGSGFEFVDKIVGGVVPRQYIPAVEKGVREALHEGILAGYPVVDVRVTLFDGSYHDVDSSEMAFKIAASLGFKSAVQQAKPVLLEPVMALEVSVPDDCMGDVIGDLNSRRGKVLGVDSKAGAQLIRAHVPMSEVLSYSPDLRSMTSGRGSFTVAFSHYEELPAHLAEKVVKEAEAARAAKA; encoded by the coding sequence ATGGCTGGTGACGTGACCAGGATTCGCAGTGTCGGGATCGTCGGGCAGGGCGGGGTCGGCAAGACCACGCTCGCCGATGCGGTGTTGTTTGCCGGGGGAGCCGTGAACCGCGTCGGACGGCCCGACGACGGGACCTCGAACTTCGATTTCGAACCCGAGGAGATCCGCCGCAAGATCTCGTTGAGCACCGCGTTCTACCACCTCGGTTGGAAGGGCCACGAGATCACCCTGCTCGATATGCCCGGCTACGCCAACTTCGTCATGGATAGCCTCAACTGCCTGCGCGCCTGTACCGGGGTGGTCTTCGTCCTGGCGCCTGCCGCGGGCGAGCTCCGCGTCGAGGCGGAGAAGCTGTGGGCCCGCGGGCGCGAACTCGGCCTGCCGGCCATCGCCGTCGTATCGCGCATGGATCGCGAGTTCGCCGACTTCGATGCGGCGGTAGCCGACTTCCGCAAGGTGCTCGGCGTCAAGGCGGTGCCGATTCAATGGCCCATCGGCAGCGCGGAAACGTTCCGCGGCGTTGTCGACCTGCTCGCCAACCGGGCCCTGATCGCGCAGAGCGACGGCAGTATGAAGGCCGAGGACATTCCCGCCGACAGCGCCCAGGCGGCGGCCGCGGCGCGCGAACGCATGATCGAGCTGGCGGCGGAGGCCACCGACGAACTCACCGAGAAGTACCTCGAGAACGGGACGCTCACCGACGACGAGCTCGCGACCGCGTTGCGCGAAGGCTGCCTCAGCGGCCGCCTCGTGCCCGTGCTGTGCGCCAGCGGCGCCAAAACCGTCGGACTGCAAGCGTTGCTCGACGCGTGCGTCAGTTACCTGGCCTCGGCCGCGGAGCTGGGAACTGTCACCGGCGAGGACCCGAAGATCAAGGAGCCGGTCGAGCGGCTTCCCGAGGCAAACGAGGCGTTCTCCGGCCTGGTGTTCAAGACCACCGTCGACCCGTTCGCCGGCAAGCTGTCGATCGTGCGCGTACTGTCCGGGACCCTGCACGCCGACTCGACGGTGTTGAACGTCAACAAGGATGCCAGGGAGCGTCTCGGGCACGTCTTCCAGCTCGCCGGCAAGAAGCAGACGCAGGTGCAGCAAGCGCTGCCCGGCGAGATCGTGGCAATTCCCAAACTGAAGGACACCGCCAGCGGCGACACGCTTGCCGACGAGAAGGCGCCCTTGCAGTATCCGCCGCTGTTGCACGCGCCGCCGGCGATCTCCTTCGCCGTCGAACCGAAGACCCGCGGCGACGAAGACAAGGCGACCCAGGCTTTGCAGCGGCTGATGGAGGAGGACCCTTCGCTCGAGATGCACCGCGACCCGCAGACCCGCGAGCTGATTCTCTCCGGTGTCGGCCAACTGCACATCGAAGTCGTCATCGAGCGGATGAAGCGCAAGTACGGCGCCGACGTCGAGCTGAAGGCGCCGAAGGTGCCGTACAAGGAAACGATCAAGGGCCGCGCCAAGGCGCAGGGCAAACTCAAGAAACAGACGGGCGGGCGCGGCCAGTACGGCGACGCCTGGCTCGAAGTCGAAGCCCTGCCGCGCGGCTCGGGGTTCGAGTTCGTCGACAAGATCGTCGGCGGTGTGGTGCCGCGTCAGTATATCCCCGCCGTGGAAAAGGGCGTGCGCGAAGCCCTGCACGAGGGCATCCTTGCCGGTTATCCGGTGGTCGACGTGCGCGTGACGCTCTTCGACGGCTCGTACCACGACGTCGACTCGTCGGAAATGGCCTTCAAGATCGCCGCCTCACTCGGCTTCAAGAGCGCCGTGCAGCAGGCCAAGCCGGTCTTGCTCGAGCCGGTGATGGCCCTCGAAGTGAGCGTACCCGACGACTGCATGGGGGACGTCATCGGCGACCTGAACAGCCGGCGCGGCAAGGTGCTCGGGGTCGACAGTAAGGCCGGCGCGCAGCTCATCCGAGCCCACGTGCCGATGTCCGAAGTCCTCTCGTACTCGCCCGATCTCCGCTCAATGACCAGCGGTCGCGGATCGTTCACGGTCGCCTTCTCGCATTACGAGGAGTTGCCGGCGCACCTCGCGGAAAAGGTCGTCAAGGAAGCGGAGGCGGCACGCGCGGCCAAGGCATGA
- a CDS encoding type III pantothenate kinase, whose product MTATRSPLFLAIDVGNTQTVLGVYDGARLSDHWRLQTDRDRTTDEYGVLVRELLRDVRGTIGGIAVSCVVPPMARTVDDFCRAYLGTAPLFVGPGVRTGMPILYDKPQEVGADRIVNAIAAYERTKTTTIIVDFGTATTFDYVSEKGEYVGGVIAPGLGIASEALFQRAAKLYPVELAKPKHVVGRNTVHAIQSGLVYGYVALVDGLVHRIQKENKVQARVIATGGFATLLAPESETIHEVDEFITLDGLRLIYERNLDD is encoded by the coding sequence ATGACCGCGACGCGATCTCCACTCTTTCTCGCCATTGACGTGGGCAACACGCAGACGGTTCTCGGGGTGTACGACGGTGCCCGGCTGAGCGATCACTGGCGCTTGCAGACCGACCGTGACCGGACGACCGACGAATACGGAGTCCTGGTGCGCGAGTTGCTGCGCGACGTCCGCGGCACCATCGGCGGCATCGCCGTATCGTGCGTGGTGCCCCCGATGGCGCGAACCGTCGACGATTTCTGCCGGGCGTATCTCGGCACCGCGCCGCTGTTCGTCGGACCGGGAGTGCGCACCGGCATGCCGATCCTTTACGACAAGCCGCAGGAGGTCGGGGCGGACCGTATCGTCAATGCCATTGCCGCCTACGAGCGGACGAAGACCACGACGATCATCGTCGACTTCGGCACCGCGACGACCTTCGACTACGTATCGGAAAAGGGCGAGTACGTGGGCGGCGTGATCGCCCCCGGGCTCGGCATCGCCAGCGAAGCGCTGTTCCAGCGCGCTGCCAAGCTTTATCCCGTCGAGCTGGCAAAGCCGAAGCACGTCGTCGGCCGCAACACCGTGCACGCCATCCAGTCGGGGCTCGTGTACGGGTACGTGGCGCTCGTCGACGGGTTGGTGCACCGCATCCAGAAAGAGAACAAGGTACAGGCGCGGGTCATTGCCACCGGAGGCTTTGCCACCCTGCTTGCACCGGAGTCCGAAACCATTCACGAAGTCGACGAGTTCATCACGCTCGACGGTTTGCGTCTCATCTACGAACGCAACCTCGATGATTGA
- a CDS encoding biotin--[acetyl-CoA-carboxylase] ligase: MQHDASTAAVLAVHHVPLDVDGLRSRRAGSRFGGVVHYAEALGSTNDRARELAVDGAAEGTVVIAERQTHGRGRLGRSWVSPPYRNLYVSIVLRPPIPAQQAPQLALIVGLATAETVRVWTDAAGLKWPNDVVIGGRKVSGILTEMEAAGGDVRFVIAGIGVNLNSVAADFPPELRDRAMGLCTAAGGAVDRAAFAAELLARIEARYETYLTMGFAALRPAWESLSCLHGRPVRVVDGARPVEGVVAGLTESGALRLVDAAGRETCVLAGDVTVVDGYADLRG, from the coding sequence ATGCAGCACGACGCCTCGACTGCCGCCGTCCTCGCCGTGCACCACGTGCCGCTCGACGTTGACGGCCTGCGCAGTCGCCGGGCCGGAAGCCGATTCGGAGGCGTCGTACACTACGCCGAAGCCCTCGGATCGACCAACGACCGTGCCCGCGAGCTGGCCGTGGACGGCGCTGCCGAGGGCACCGTGGTCATTGCCGAACGGCAGACCCACGGGCGCGGGCGGCTGGGCCGTTCGTGGGTGTCGCCGCCGTACCGTAACCTGTATGTCTCCATCGTCCTGCGGCCCCCGATTCCCGCCCAGCAGGCGCCGCAGCTCGCGCTGATCGTCGGCCTGGCGACGGCGGAGACGGTGCGCGTTTGGACCGATGCGGCAGGTCTCAAGTGGCCGAACGACGTCGTCATCGGCGGTCGCAAGGTGTCGGGCATACTCACCGAGATGGAAGCCGCCGGCGGCGACGTGCGTTTCGTGATCGCCGGCATCGGAGTCAACCTGAACAGCGTCGCCGCGGACTTTCCTCCCGAGCTGCGCGACCGTGCCATGGGTCTGTGTACGGCTGCAGGCGGCGCCGTCGACCGCGCCGCTTTCGCCGCCGAGCTGCTGGCCCGGATCGAGGCCCGTTACGAAACGTACCTGACCATGGGTTTCGCGGCCCTGCGTCCGGCCTGGGAAAGCCTGTCGTGTCTGCACGGCCGGCCGGTGCGCGTCGTCGACGGGGCGCGGCCGGTCGAGGGCGTTGTGGCCGGGTTGACCGAAAGCGGCGCCCTGCGGCTGGTCGACGCCGCGGGGCGGGAGACGTGCGTGCTGGCCGGCGACGTTACCGTGGTCGACGGGTACGCCGACTTGCGAGGATGA
- the nadC gene encoding carboxylating nicotinate-nucleotide diphosphorylase: MTPADLPSVDALLRLALAEDLGAGDVTTRLTVPADAQAAAQIAAKDTAVIAGVPLVRKLCDLTGGGVAVHERVGDGARVRSGDALVALTGPAHTLLAVERVALNLLQHLSGIATMTARFVGLVAGTRCRIVDTRKTLPGLRILQKYAVRAGGGSNHRFGLADGILIKGNHIAAAGGLAQAVRAARAGAPHGLRVEVECRDLDEVGAALQAGAELVLLDNMTVPQLAEAVQYINRRALVEASGGVNEDTVAAIAATGVDLVSVGALTHSVRAADIHMVLTLG, encoded by the coding sequence ATGACCCCTGCCGACCTGCCCAGCGTCGATGCGCTGCTGCGGCTGGCTCTCGCCGAGGACCTCGGGGCGGGCGACGTGACCACGCGCCTCACGGTGCCTGCCGACGCACAGGCGGCGGCGCAGATCGCCGCCAAGGACACTGCGGTCATCGCCGGCGTGCCCCTGGTGCGCAAGCTCTGCGACCTTACCGGTGGCGGCGTCGCGGTGCACGAACGAGTCGGCGACGGCGCTCGGGTGCGCAGCGGCGACGCGCTCGTCGCTCTCACGGGTCCCGCCCACACGCTGCTTGCGGTCGAGCGGGTCGCGCTCAATCTCCTGCAACACCTCTCGGGCATCGCGACGATGACGGCGCGCTTCGTCGGCCTCGTCGCCGGCACCCGCTGCCGCATCGTCGATACGCGCAAGACGCTCCCCGGCCTGCGCATTCTGCAGAAGTATGCGGTGCGCGCCGGCGGCGGGTCGAACCACCGCTTCGGACTCGCCGACGGCATCCTCATCAAGGGCAATCACATCGCTGCCGCCGGCGGACTGGCGCAGGCGGTCCGCGCGGCGCGGGCCGGCGCTCCGCACGGGCTGCGGGTCGAAGTGGAATGCCGCGATCTCGACGAGGTGGGTGCGGCCTTGCAGGCCGGCGCCGAACTGGTCCTGCTCGACAACATGACCGTGCCGCAACTTGCCGAAGCGGTCCAGTACATCAATCGCCGCGCCCTCGTCGAAGCGTCCGGCGGCGTGAACGAGGACACGGTTGCCGCCATCGCCGCCACCGGCGTCGATCTCGTCTCGGTCGGCGCGCTGACCCATTCGGTCCGCGCCGCCGACATCCACATGGTGTTGACCCTCGGGTAG